The genomic interval ACTGTGGAGAGGATGATGCAAGACCGATTGGAGCGgatggagaaacaaatggagacTCTCGCGACCATACTGTATGAGCTGAGGGATGAGCGGAGAAAGAATTGTGAAACCCCCGTGGGGAGAGATGATGTTGGAGCAGAACCCAGCTTCCGGAGGCGTAGAGTTGAGGAAATCCCTCCGCCGGTAGACCAACTTAATGGGGTGCATCCCCACAGAAGCACTAGTCGGGCTTCAGGAGAACGAGTAGATGAAGGGAGGGACCAACCTCGCCTCGGACGGGTACCGGAGATTGATGGCCGAGGGGCCAGTATTGATGAAGGAGAGCTCAGACAGCGGTTGCAAAACGCCGAGCAGGAACGAGCTCAGATAGCTACGCGTGATCCTGACCGTGCCATAGAATTGTAGGAAGAAGTGCACAGATTAGCGCAAGTGATAGAGGAGATACAGGGCAAGAGAAAGCCCCCGagctggaggataatgctggatgAAGAATCTCCACTATCAGCTGTGATCATGGGTACCATAATCCCAAGAGATTTCCGCTTCCCCGACCTCAAATACTCCGGGCGAAGTGATCCACTGGTGCATATTGAACGTTTCAACGACGTGACGGGTGTTCAAGGGTTAACACCAGCCCAGAGATGTAGGATGTTACCATTGACACTGGAAGGACGAGCCCGAGAATGGTACCGCAAGCTGTCACGAGGAAGTATCAGAGGGtacgagcagatgtgccaagAGTTGGCCGAACAGTTCCGAGGAGCAGTGGCCCTAGAGGATGATATGATGGAGCTAATGGGAATGAAGCAGGGGGAACAAGAATCCCTTCGGGATTTTGTAAAACGATACCACCGAGCCGTGCTTGATTTGGGGGCCTTCAATCACCCGCAGGCGTTGAGGGGATTAAAGGAGGGAGTGAGGATAGGCCGGCTATGGTATAACCTGAGAAGTCCCTTGGTACAGAATTACTCAGCGGGGTATGAGCAGGCAAAGAGAGACATTGAAATCGAAGAGGAAAAGTCGGCGATGATAAAAAGTGAACAGCTGGAGGAGctgagaagaaaagaaaggagaaCCCCGAGTGGGAGCGGATCGGGAAAGCGAGCTGGGGAATCCTCAGCTATGGGCGGAATATCAGCTCGGTCCCGCCCTTACCCTGTAGCTTTGAGACCACAACAGTTCCAACACAGCCGAGCCCAACCTCCGCGCACTTCATTCCCGGAGCGGCAACGAGAATTCAGGCAGATGGCTGCCCGCCCTTATCACAACGCTCCCAGAGCGTTACATGCAAGTGGTTCCAGGGCAAGAAGACCAGACCAGCTAGCGACTATACCAGCCCGAGATGACATTCAGGATAGCCGAGCAGTTCAACTGGTAGACCAGAGCTTGGCATATAGACAGTACACTCCATTGAAGATCTCCATGGAGGAATTGTATGAGAGGATCGAAGGACGAGGCCTGCTGTACCCTCCAGCCCCTATAACAAAACCGGGTCACCGACGGGATAAGAACAGATTATGCAAGTTCCACGACACTCATGGTCACACAATCGACCAATGTCGTGACCTGAAGATTCAGGTGAAGGACTTAGTACGGAACTGGTACTTGGATGAGTATGTAGAGGGGGTGTCCCCGATCATCGAATCACAGTATACACGGGATGAAGAAGTTCAGAGGGGTCTGGGAGGTGAACAGCCGACCATCCATGTGATAGCTGGGGGGCCAACATTGGCTGGAGATTCGAACAGAGCACGGAAGAACTATGGGAGATACGCCATGACTGGAAAAGAGGTGCTTCTAAATTTGCCAGCGGCCAAGAAGGCGAAGGTACGGCAAGTTCCCATTATGTGGACGGAGGATGACGAGGAGGGTATTTTGTATCCTCATGAGGATGCACTGTTGATTAAAGCATTGGTGGCTAGCACAGAATTGCAGCGAATACTGGTGGACACGGGCAGTTCAGTTGACATTCTATTTAAGTCAGCCCTAGATGATATGGGGATTTTAGATTTAAAGCTGGAGCGGACGAATACATCCTTAAAAGGATTTGGAGGGGGACGATTAACTCCCTTGGGGATCATTGAACTCCCGATTACTGTGGGGACAAAGCCGTTTGAAAGAACGGTGATGTTGGACTTCGTCGTGGTAGAGGAAAGAAGCCCTTATCAGATGATATTGGGGAGACTGTTCATGAGGATAAGCCAATGCGTTGTATCAACACATTATTTGGCGCTAAAGTACAGAGTAAATGGAGTGGTAGGCGTTGTAAAAGGCGACCAGAGGATGGCAAGGAGCTGTTATGCTACAGCAGCCAAGGAGACATTACAGGTTACTTCTCTGGATAATCGAGGAGATTCTAAAAAGGGTCGCCAAGAACCTGTTGAAAAGCTAGAAGAGATTGTTATAAGCAGAAGTGACCCGAGCAGAGTGGTTAAGATCAAATCAGGACTGGTTGGGACAGTAAAAGACGAGCTGGTAAAGTGCCTACAGTCCCATGCAGATATATTCGCCTGGTTTCACGGGGACATGCCAGGAATTGATCGCAGGGTAGCTTGCCACAAGTTGGCAATCAAGAAGGGGGCAAGGCCGGTGAGACAGAAGAGGAGATGCTTTAACCAGGAAaggtacgaggccataaacaCCGAGGTGGAGAAGCTGTTGAAAGCAGGATTTATAAGGGAGGCCAAGTACCCGGATTGGATTTCCAATGTAGTACTGGTGAAGAAGGCCAACGGGAAGTGGAGAATGTGTGTGGACTTCACAGATCTTAATAAGGCGTGCCCGAAAGACAGTTTTCCTCTGCCAAAGATAGACCAATTGGTGGATTCGACAGCGGGTCACAGTCTGCTCAGCTTCATGGATGCTTTttcgggatacaaccagatacccatggacgagcaggatgaggaaAACACCACCTTTATAACTAAtatggatttgttttgttACAGGGTGATGCCCTTTGGCCTGAAAAATGCAGGAGCTACCTATCAAAGGTTAGTGAACAAAGTCTTCAAACCATTGATCGGGCATACTATGGAGGTATATGTAGACGATATGATCATAAAGTCCAAAGAACCGAGGGATCACGTGAAACACTTGGAAGAAACCTTTGAATTGTTGAGGAAGTATGAAATGAGGCTAAACCCGGAGAAGTGTGCATTTGGGGTTAGCTCGGGTAAATTTTTAGGATTCCTGGTAAGCCACCGAGGGATCAAGGCCAACCCGGAAAAAATACGGGCGGTGACCGAAATGAGATCCCCACGAACAATTAAGGAG from Citrus sinensis cultivar Valencia sweet orange chromosome 9, DVS_A1.0, whole genome shotgun sequence carries:
- the LOC127899946 gene encoding uncharacterized protein LOC127899946 produces the protein MLDEESPLSAVIMGTIIPRDFRFPDLKYSGRSDPLVHIERFNDVTGVQGLTPAQRCRMLPLTLEGRAREWYRKLSRGSIRGYEQMCQELAEQFRGAVALEDDMMELMGMKQGEQESLRDFVKRYHRAVLDLGAFNHPQALRGLKEGVRIGRLWYNLRSPLVQNYSAGYEQAKRDIEIEEEKSAMIKSEQLEELRRKERRTPSGSGSGKRAGESSAMGGISARSRPYPVALRPQQFQHSRAQPPRTSFPERQREFRQMAARPYHNAPRALHASGSRARRPDQLATIPARDDIQDSRAVQLVDQSLAYRQYTPLKISMEELYERIEGRGLLYPPAPITKPGHRRDKNRLCKFHDTHGHTIDQCRDLKIQVKDLVRNWYLDEYVEGVSPIIESQYTRDEEVQRGLGGEQPTIHVIAGGPTLAGDSNRARKNYGRYAMTGKEVLLNLPAAKKAKVRQVPIMWTEDDEEGILYPHEDALLIKALVASTELQRILVDTGSSVDILFKSALDDMGILDLKLERTNTSLKGFGGGRLTPLGIIELPITVGTKPFERTVMLDFVVVEERSPYQMILGRLFMRISQCVVSTHYLALKYRVNGVVGVVKGDQRMARSCYATAAKETLQVTSLDNRGDSKKGRQEPVEKLEEIVISRSDPSRVVKIKSGLVGTVKDELVKCLQSHADIFAWFHGDMPGIDRRVACHKLAIKKGARPVRQKRRCFNQERYEAINTEVEKLLKAGFIREAKYPDWISNVVLVKKANGKWRMCVDFTDLNKACPKDSFPLPKIDQLVDSTAGHSLLSFMDAFSGYNQIPMDEQDEENTTFITNMDLFCYRVMPFGLKNAGATYQRLVNKVFKPLIGHTMEVYVDDMIIKSKEPRDHVKHLEETFELLRKYEMRLNPEKCAFGVSSGKFLGFLVSHRGIKANPEKIRAVTEMRSPRTIKEVQSLIGKLAALNRFISRATDKCHPFFQTIKKGKKMEWTSECEEAFGQLKEYLTRAPLLSTPKEGDQLLLYLAISKWATSSVLVREEEGKQHPVYYTSKALVDAETRYPLMEKWALALITAARKLRPYFQAHQVIVMTDQPLRQTLQKPYASGRLVKWSVELSEFDLSYMPRGAIKAQALAEFMVDRADTGDEIREEQPTEQEKPEGVWLVMVDGSCSEQGSGAGVVIRSPNGTEITYAVKFEFQLTNNQAEYEAFITGLGLAHALRAERVEIRADSQLVCNQLNDQFQARGENMGLYLKKAKQMVGLFQAVEVKQISRNENYRADMLARMAAIADPKLPKSVPLEVRTSPSIEEEAKVMRISTGESWMDPIRAYVRDGVLPEDKRQARKLKCRAARYMLLDGVLYRRGFTLPLLRCLDDEEADYVLREIHEGICGNHSGARTLAFKALRQGYFWPTMHQDAKRMAKNCKTCQSFSEVPAQPPEKLTAMTSLWPFAQWGIDLIGPLPKGRGAATHAIVTIDYFTKWVEVGVLSQITERKTTDFIWKNIICRYGIPYAIITDNGRQFDNSNFREFCRNLGVDLKFCTPAHLQANGQVEAANKVIKKLLKTRLGEKKGAWVDELPGVLWAYRTTHKTATGETPFALAFGQEAVVPAEVGVGTHRTEYFTEEQNDEQICLSLDLLEEKREGASQKVAQCQQRVMRYYNKNVHVRQFRAGDWVLRKVNQNTRDPNHGALGPKWEGPYRVIRATGPGAYKLGRDVKRSWNAEHLKKYFQ